A window of the Polaribacter batillariae genome harbors these coding sequences:
- the aqpZ gene encoding aquaporin Z — protein MKKYFAELFGTFWLVFGGCGSAIFAAGYPELGIGFVGVSLAFGLTVLTMAYAVGHVSGAHFNPAVSIGLWAGGKFDGKELIPYIISQLIGAILAASALYFIVSGKADFESIGGFAANGYGELSPGKYSMQSAFLAEFLLTMFFLLIILGSTYPKAPKGFAGIAIGLALTLIHLISIPITNTSVNPARSMSQAIFAGGEYLTQSWLFWVAPIAGAIVGGVIHKTLFSKD, from the coding sequence ATGAAAAAATATTTTGCAGAATTATTCGGAACTTTTTGGTTGGTGTTTGGAGGTTGTGGTAGCGCTATTTTTGCTGCTGGTTACCCTGAACTAGGAATCGGTTTTGTGGGAGTTTCTCTCGCTTTTGGTTTAACCGTTTTAACAATGGCTTATGCTGTTGGGCATGTCTCTGGTGCACATTTTAACCCTGCAGTATCCATTGGGCTTTGGGCAGGAGGTAAATTCGATGGAAAAGAATTAATTCCATACATTATTTCGCAATTAATTGGCGCAATTTTAGCAGCAAGTGCGCTATATTTTATTGTTTCTGGAAAAGCAGATTTTGAGTCTATTGGTGGTTTTGCTGCCAATGGTTATGGAGAATTATCGCCAGGAAAGTATTCGATGCAATCTGCATTTTTAGCAGAGTTTCTTTTAACAATGTTCTTTTTACTAATTATTTTAGGAAGTACATATCCAAAAGCACCAAAGGGTTTTGCTGGTATTGCAATTGGTTTGGCATTAACTTTAATTCATTTAATTAGTATTCCTATTACCAACACTTCTGTAAACCCTGCACGTTCTATGAGTCAGGCAATTTTTGCAGGAGGCGAATACTTAACGCAATCTTGGTTGTTTTGGGTTGCCCCAATTGCAGGAGCTATTGTGGGGGGGGTAATTCATAAAACCTTATTTAGTAAAGACTAA
- the murB gene encoding UDP-N-acetylmuramate dehydrogenase, producing MNIQQNISLKNYNTFGITANAKRFVSITSYYDLQHLLKLEKDLFLISGGSNMLLTKDIEKLVVHINIKGISIDKEDDIFVYITVNAGENWHDFVLFCIAENYGGIENLSLIPGNVGTCPIQNIGAYGVEVKDTITKVEAIEIETGKRVTFSNEDCQFGYRNSIFKNALKGKVILTAVSFKLTKKNHQLNTSYGAIETELALKNVTQPTLKDISNAVITIRKSKLPDPKEIGNSGSFFKNPVISKEQFLKLQKKYPNIPFYNVISSGVEKPQVKVPAGWLVEQSGFKGKRFGDAGVHEKQALVLVNYGNASGEEIYLLAKKIQETVLQKFEISLEIEVNVIA from the coding sequence ATGAACATTCAACAAAACATATCACTTAAAAATTACAACACGTTTGGTATTACAGCAAATGCCAAACGTTTTGTTTCAATTACTTCGTATTACGATTTACAGCACTTGTTAAAACTTGAAAAAGACCTTTTTTTAATTTCTGGCGGAAGCAATATGTTGCTTACGAAAGATATCGAAAAATTGGTTGTGCACATTAATATTAAAGGAATTTCTATTGATAAAGAAGATGATATTTTTGTGTATATTACTGTAAATGCTGGTGAAAATTGGCACGATTTTGTGCTATTTTGTATTGCTGAAAATTATGGCGGCATTGAAAACTTATCTTTAATTCCAGGAAATGTAGGCACTTGCCCAATTCAAAATATTGGCGCTTATGGAGTTGAAGTAAAAGATACCATTACCAAAGTAGAAGCCATTGAAATTGAAACTGGTAAAAGGGTTACTTTTTCGAATGAAGATTGCCAATTTGGTTACCGAAATTCAATTTTTAAGAATGCATTAAAAGGAAAAGTAATTTTAACTGCGGTTAGTTTTAAGTTAACAAAAAAAAATCATCAACTTAATACTTCTTATGGAGCTATTGAAACTGAATTGGCTTTAAAAAATGTTACGCAACCCACTTTAAAAGACATTTCTAATGCCGTAATTACCATTAGAAAATCGAAACTACCAGACCCAAAAGAAATAGGTAACAGTGGTAGTTTCTTTAAAAATCCTGTAATTTCTAAAGAACAGTTTTTAAAACTTCAAAAAAAATATCCAAATATCCCATTTTACAATGTTATTTCGAGCGGAGTCGAGAAACCTCAAGTTAAAGTTCCTGCAGGTTGGCTGGTAGAACAAAGTGGTTTTAAAGGAAAACGATTTGGTGATGCTGGAGTTCACGAAAAACAAGCATTGGTTTTGGTAAATTATGGAAATGCTTCTGGAGAAGAAATTTACTTACTTGCGAAAAAAATTCAAGAAACGGTTTTGCAAAAGTTCGAAATTTCTTTAGAAATTGAAGTAAATGTAATTGCATAA
- a CDS encoding type I restriction enzyme HsdR N-terminal domain-containing protein, which yields MEKWNELCYILSENLPTNTSEQLFELKVVQAFEKLGWSEFNNEITVRESIQLGASNRISPDLILKSKEEGNLFIVEVKKPSLEIDNSTFKGQLSSYMGITRVELGILIGNKIQLFLDGKFFNKNGIVLIDEIEFNRDNEKGLKFVQLFSKENYNKENIENHAQEKIKK from the coding sequence ATGGAAAAATGGAATGAACTATGTTACATACTTTCTGAAAACTTACCGACAAACACGAGCGAACAGTTATTTGAATTAAAAGTAGTTCAAGCATTTGAGAAACTAGGATGGAGCGAATTTAATAATGAAATTACTGTCCGAGAAAGCATTCAATTAGGAGCTTCAAATAGAATAAGTCCAGATTTAATTTTAAAATCAAAAGAGGAAGGAAATCTTTTCATAGTAGAAGTTAAAAAACCTTCTCTCGAAATTGACAATTCTACATTCAAAGGACAACTATCGTCTTATATGGGAATTACAAGAGTTGAATTAGGGATCTTAATTGGTAATAAAATTCAATTATTTCTAGATGGTAAATTTTTTAATAAAAATGGCATCGTTTTAATCGATGAAATTGAATTCAATAGAGATAATGAAAAAGGTTTAAAATTTGTGCAATTATTCAGCAAAGAGAATTATAACAAAGAAAATATAGAAAATCACGCTCAAGAAAAAATAAAAAAATAA
- a CDS encoding pyridoxal phosphate-dependent aminotransferase: MPSISKKGIEMPESPIRKLVPYAENAKKRGVKVFHLNIGQPDIKTPQVALDAVKNNTVETLSYARSEGSEEYRTKLAKYYVKNNIPVTADNIIVTTGGSEALLFTIGSITDPGDEIIIPEPFYANYNGFSTASGVTVVPVISKIEDNFALPKIEDFEKLITNKTKAILICNPGNPTGYLYSKEEIEKLKKIVLKHDLFLIADEVYREFAYDGLEHTSVLSLEGLDQNAVVIDSVSKRYSMCGARIGCIVSKNKTFVKTAIKFAQARLSPPTYALIASEAALDTPQSYFDNVIREYASRRNTLITELKKIDGVKVANPKGAFYCVAQLPVKDSDAFAQWLLEDFSSNNETVMVAPASGFYSTEGEGKNQIRMAYVLNENDLKRSVEILAEALKQYKN; this comes from the coding sequence ATGCCATCAATCTCTAAAAAAGGAATAGAAATGCCAGAATCGCCAATTAGAAAATTGGTGCCTTATGCAGAAAATGCTAAAAAAAGAGGTGTAAAAGTTTTTCACTTAAATATTGGTCAGCCAGATATTAAAACACCGCAAGTAGCTTTAGATGCTGTAAAAAACAATACAGTAGAAACTTTATCTTACGCTCGTTCTGAAGGTTCTGAAGAATACAGAACCAAATTGGCAAAATATTATGTAAAAAATAATATTCCCGTAACTGCAGATAATATTATTGTAACCACAGGTGGTTCTGAGGCTTTGCTTTTTACCATTGGAAGTATTACAGACCCTGGAGACGAAATTATTATTCCAGAACCATTTTACGCAAATTACAATGGTTTTTCTACAGCTTCTGGTGTAACTGTAGTTCCTGTAATTTCTAAAATTGAAGATAATTTTGCCTTGCCAAAAATCGAAGATTTCGAGAAATTAATTACCAATAAAACCAAAGCCATTTTAATTTGTAACCCTGGTAACCCTACAGGATATTTGTACTCTAAAGAAGAAATCGAAAAATTAAAAAAAATTGTTTTAAAACACGATTTGTTTTTAATTGCAGATGAAGTTTACAGAGAATTTGCCTATGATGGTTTAGAACATACCTCTGTTTTATCTTTAGAAGGCTTAGACCAAAATGCAGTGGTTATCGATTCCGTTTCGAAACGTTACAGTATGTGTGGGGCAAGAATTGGTTGTATTGTTTCTAAAAATAAAACTTTTGTAAAAACGGCCATTAAATTTGCGCAAGCAAGATTAAGTCCACCAACTTATGCATTAATTGCAAGTGAGGCTGCTTTGGACACACCACAATCTTATTTCGACAATGTTATTAGAGAATATGCGTCGCGCAGAAATACGTTAATTACCGAATTGAAAAAAATTGATGGGGTAAAAGTTGCCAACCCAAAAGGAGCTTTTTACTGTGTTGCCCAATTACCAGTAAAAGATTCTGATGCTTTTGCACAATGGCTATTAGAAGATTTTAGTTCAAATAACGAAACCGTAATGGTTGCTCCTGCAAGCGGATTTTACTCGACAGAAGGCGAAGGAAAAAACCAAATAAGAATGGCCTATGTTTTAAATGAAAACGACTTAAAACGTTCTGTAGAAATTTTAGCAGAGGCTTTGAAACAATATAAAAATTAA
- a CDS encoding retropepsin-like aspartic protease, protein MKKKIISLLFLWLIVVSKNYAQQGFRFLKANDKKERIRFKLINNLIIIPIEINGKELSFILDSGVNKTIIFNLSDKSNIGLSNPQKVTLRGLGGGEPVDALLSKNNKLSIKDIVGFNETLYVILEDYFDLSSKMGITIHGIIGYNLLKNFIIKINYRTKTLDFYNPKTYTYKKCRRCEVLPLQLYRKKPFVNVKVQLDTIGEKLTNVKLLIDSGGSDALWLFEHTKKT, encoded by the coding sequence TTGAAAAAAAAAATAATTTCTTTACTATTTTTATGGTTGATTGTAGTTTCTAAAAACTATGCGCAACAGGGATTCCGTTTTTTAAAAGCCAACGATAAAAAAGAACGCATCCGATTTAAGTTAATTAATAATTTAATTATCATTCCCATTGAAATTAACGGCAAAGAACTTTCTTTTATTTTAGATTCTGGTGTTAATAAAACCATCATTTTTAATTTATCTGATAAGAGTAATATTGGTTTATCAAACCCTCAAAAAGTAACTTTAAGAGGTTTAGGAGGAGGCGAACCTGTAGATGCTTTATTGTCTAAAAACAACAAATTATCTATAAAAGACATTGTGGGTTTTAATGAAACTTTATATGTAATCTTAGAAGATTATTTCGATTTATCTAGTAAAATGGGCATTACCATTCATGGTATTATTGGATATAATTTGCTAAAGAATTTTATTATTAAAATAAATTACAGAACAAAAACACTAGACTTTTACAACCCCAAAACTTACACCTATAAAAAATGCCGAAGATGTGAGGTTTTACCACTTCAACTTTACAGAAAAAAACCATTTGTGAATGTAAAAGTTCAGTTAGATACAATTGGAGAAAAGCTAACAAATGTAAAATTATTAATAGATTCTGGAGGAAGTGATGCCCTTTGGCTGTTTGAACATACAAAAAAAACATAG
- a CDS encoding PDZ domain-containing protein, protein MIGDFKIKEPTVSFLDTISTKNARKFKKRNGSIGGNVLKRFKIWLDYPNKQIMLKKNGSFKHGFNYNMSGLDVVYNGKQLVREESFKKITGSYSTEADEKNTISFVTNFSYKFKPSFKIKSVVDGSPGFRAGLKAEDIILTINGRPSHNYTLNDIINKFQERENKKIRITVNRKGAVLRFEFRLEKRV, encoded by the coding sequence GTGATTGGAGATTTTAAGATAAAAGAGCCAACAGTGTCGTTTTTAGATACAATTTCTACAAAAAATGCAAGAAAATTTAAAAAAAGAAATGGAAGTATTGGAGGGAACGTACTTAAGCGATTTAAAATTTGGTTAGACTACCCTAACAAACAAATAATGCTTAAAAAAAATGGATCGTTTAAACATGGCTTTAATTATAATATGAGTGGATTAGACGTCGTTTATAACGGAAAACAACTGGTAAGAGAAGAATCTTTTAAAAAAATTACAGGTAGTTACAGCACTGAAGCCGATGAAAAAAATACAATCTCTTTTGTAACCAATTTTTCTTATAAATTTAAACCTTCATTTAAAATTAAATCAGTAGTAGATGGCTCACCTGGGTTTAGAGCAGGTTTAAAAGCAGAAGATATTATTTTAACAATTAACGGCAGACCATCACATAATTACACCTTAAACGATATTATAAACAAATTTCAGGAAAGAGAAAACAAAAAAATTCGAATAACAGTAAATAGAAAAGGAGCCGTGTTAAGATTTGAATTTAGATTAGAAAAAAGAGTTTAA
- a CDS encoding DUF1573 domain-containing protein, with the protein MKIFGTLLIALFVSTSINAQEFKFEKETIDYGKIAKGSNGERTFVFTNIGNAPLIIEKIQSSCGCTVPKKPEQPIMPGEKGEIKVSYDTKRPGGFSKQITIFSNAKKLVKKIKIKGFVTNGISLEKEKSLLSKDS; encoded by the coding sequence ATGAAAATATTCGGAACTCTTTTAATTGCTCTTTTTGTTAGCACTTCTATAAACGCTCAAGAATTTAAATTCGAAAAAGAAACAATTGATTATGGAAAAATTGCAAAAGGTTCTAATGGAGAGCGCACTTTTGTTTTTACAAATATTGGCAATGCTCCATTAATTATAGAAAAAATTCAATCTTCATGTGGTTGTACAGTTCCTAAAAAACCAGAACAACCAATTATGCCAGGAGAAAAAGGAGAAATTAAAGTTTCTTACGATACTAAAAGACCTGGTGGTTTTTCGAAACAAATTACCATTTTTTCGAATGCTAAAAAATTAGTTAAGAAAATAAAAATTAAAGGTTTTGTTACCAATGGTATTTCTTTAGAAAAAGAGAAAAGCCTATTGTCTAAAGATAGTTAA
- a CDS encoding valine--tRNA ligase, protein MTIPPKYDASKVEDKWYNYWMKNNYFHSTPNEREPYTIVIPPPNVTGVLHMGHMLNNTIQDVLIRRARLLGKNACWVPGTDHASIATEAKVVAKLKEQGIKKSDLTREEFLKHAFDWKNEYGGIILEQLKKLGASCDWERTAFTMDPEMSESVIKVFVDLYNKGLIYRGYRMVNWDPEAKTTLSDEEVIHEEKQGNLYYLEYKIEGNEDKLTIATTRPETIFGDTAICINPNDERFTHLKGKKAIVPLCGRIIPIIEDEYVDVEFGTGCLKVTPAHDQNDKNLGDKHNLEVIDIFNDDATLNSFGLHYQGKDRFVVRKEIAKELEEKGFLVKTEVHTNKVGISERTKAVIEPRLSDQWFLKMKDLAQPAIDAVLGEAAEINLYPKKFENTYRHWMENVRDWNISRQLWWGQQIPAYYYGNGKEDFVVAETKEEAFEFAKKKLAVISTEMEKSLKIEDLRQDEDALDTWFSSWLWPISVFDGIRNPENEEINYYYPTNDLVTGPDILFFWVARMIVAGYEYKNQKPFQNVYLTGLVRDKQRRKMSKSLGNSPDALKLISDYGADGVRVGLLLSSAAGNDLMFDEDLCQQGKGFANKIWNAFRLIKGWKVDARLEQPATAKIALQWYEAKFQKALAEIEDHFSKYRLSDALMAIYKLINDDFSSWLLEIVKPAYLQPIDKTTFDAIIAVLENNLKVLHPFMPFLTEEIWQYISNRAIDEALIIAKYPEAKAYDSKIIADFEFATNVVSGIRTIRKDKNISFKNTVELFVIDNSKNSNQFDAVIQKLTNTSTIKTVSEKVEGASFRVKSNEYFIPIANENIDVEAEIEKLSGELKRAQGFLVGIQKKLSNERFVSNAPEKVLELERKKEADTLAKIETIIGSLNSLK, encoded by the coding sequence ATGACAATTCCACCTAAATACGATGCAAGTAAAGTAGAAGACAAGTGGTATAATTACTGGATGAAAAACAATTATTTTCATTCAACACCAAATGAAAGAGAGCCTTACACAATTGTAATTCCACCACCCAACGTAACAGGTGTATTGCATATGGGGCACATGCTAAACAACACAATACAAGATGTTTTAATTAGACGTGCACGTTTGTTAGGTAAAAATGCTTGTTGGGTTCCTGGAACAGACCATGCCTCTATTGCCACAGAAGCAAAAGTTGTAGCAAAATTAAAAGAACAAGGCATTAAAAAAAGCGATTTAACTCGCGAAGAATTCTTAAAACACGCTTTCGATTGGAAAAACGAATATGGAGGCATTATTTTAGAGCAATTAAAAAAACTAGGCGCCTCTTGCGATTGGGAAAGAACTGCTTTTACCATGGATCCAGAAATGTCGGAATCTGTAATTAAAGTTTTTGTCGATTTATATAACAAAGGACTTATTTATAGAGGCTACAGAATGGTTAACTGGGATCCTGAAGCAAAAACAACACTTTCGGATGAAGAAGTAATTCACGAAGAAAAACAAGGAAACTTATATTATTTAGAATATAAAATTGAAGGAAACGAAGATAAATTAACCATTGCAACTACAAGACCAGAAACTATTTTTGGAGACACTGCAATTTGTATCAACCCAAATGACGAGCGTTTTACACATTTAAAAGGAAAAAAAGCAATTGTACCTTTGTGTGGTAGAATTATTCCAATTATTGAAGACGAATACGTAGATGTAGAATTTGGTACAGGTTGTTTAAAAGTTACACCTGCGCACGATCAAAACGATAAAAATTTAGGAGACAAACACAACTTAGAAGTCATCGATATTTTTAACGACGATGCTACTTTAAATTCATTCGGATTGCACTATCAAGGAAAAGACCGGTTTGTAGTTCGTAAAGAAATTGCCAAAGAGTTAGAAGAAAAAGGCTTCTTAGTAAAAACAGAAGTTCATACCAATAAAGTAGGAATCTCTGAAAGAACCAAAGCCGTAATTGAACCAAGATTATCGGACCAATGGTTTTTAAAGATGAAAGATTTAGCACAACCTGCTATCGATGCTGTTTTAGGGGAAGCAGCAGAAATTAATCTTTATCCTAAAAAATTCGAAAACACCTATCGCCATTGGATGGAAAATGTTCGCGATTGGAATATTTCTCGCCAACTTTGGTGGGGGCAACAAATTCCTGCCTATTATTATGGCAATGGAAAAGAAGATTTTGTTGTAGCCGAAACTAAAGAAGAAGCTTTTGAATTCGCTAAAAAAAAATTAGCTGTCATTTCTACTGAAATGGAGAAATCTCTTAAAATCGAAGATTTACGTCAAGATGAAGACGCACTTGATACTTGGTTTTCTTCTTGGTTGTGGCCAATCTCTGTTTTCGACGGAATTAGAAATCCAGAAAACGAAGAAATTAACTACTACTACCCTACCAACGATTTAGTAACTGGACCAGATATTTTATTTTTCTGGGTAGCAAGAATGATTGTTGCTGGATACGAATATAAAAACCAAAAACCTTTCCAAAATGTTTATCTAACAGGTTTAGTGAGAGATAAACAAAGACGAAAAATGTCTAAATCTTTAGGAAATTCACCAGATGCATTAAAATTAATATCAGATTATGGCGCAGATGGTGTAAGAGTTGGATTGTTGCTAAGTTCTGCAGCAGGAAACGATTTAATGTTCGATGAAGACCTTTGCCAGCAAGGAAAAGGATTTGCCAACAAAATCTGGAATGCTTTTCGATTGATAAAAGGTTGGAAAGTAGATGCTCGTTTAGAGCAACCCGCAACTGCAAAAATTGCATTACAATGGTATGAAGCCAAGTTTCAAAAAGCTTTGGCAGAAATTGAAGACCATTTTTCTAAATACCGTTTATCAGATGCTTTAATGGCAATTTATAAGTTGATAAACGACGATTTTTCTTCCTGGTTATTAGAAATCGTAAAACCTGCATATCTACAACCAATAGACAAAACAACGTTTGATGCAATTATAGCCGTTTTAGAAAATAACTTAAAAGTTTTGCATCCATTTATGCCATTTTTAACAGAAGAAATTTGGCAATATATTTCGAATAGAGCTATAGATGAAGCTTTAATTATTGCAAAATATCCTGAAGCAAAAGCATACGATTCAAAAATTATTGCAGATTTCGAATTTGCTACCAACGTGGTTTCAGGAATTAGAACCATTAGAAAAGATAAAAATATTTCATTTAAAAATACAGTGGAATTATTTGTGATAGATAATAGTAAGAATTCTAATCAATTCGATGCTGTTATTCAAAAACTAACAAATACATCAACCATAAAAACGGTTTCAGAAAAAGTAGAAGGCGCTTCGTTTAGAGTAAAATCAAATGAATATTTTATACCAATTGCTAACGAAAACATCGATGTGGAAGCAGAAATCGAAAAATTATCTGGAGAATTAAAAAGAGCACAAGGCTTTTTAGTGGGAATTCAGAAAAAATTATCGAACGAACGTTTTGTGTCGAATGCACCAGAGAAAGTATTAGAATTAGAGCGTAAAAAAGAAGCCGATACTTTAGCAAAAATTGAAACGATTATTGGAAGTCTAAACTCTTTAAAATAG
- a CDS encoding HAD family hydrolase, whose product MVAIIFDIDGTLTDTTKVDDKCFIEAFNNIFGINISNQNWSELTNVTDWGITEEIILNNKNRIPTDVEYEKMISEFFSLLQSEFNADKKQFCEIKGAYNFIKFLLKKSNIKIGIATGGWAKSANLKLKSIGIDSSEFVFFNSNHFKTREDILLNTIRKLNQNTENNIDRIIYFGDGTWDFLTCEKLGIEFIGIDNLENNKLKNLGVKNIYKDFENYEIIYKNLVIKESTNNNIVKKS is encoded by the coding sequence ATGGTAGCAATAATTTTTGATATAGATGGAACTTTGACTGATACAACAAAGGTTGACGATAAATGTTTTATTGAAGCTTTTAACAACATTTTTGGAATTAATATTTCCAATCAAAATTGGTCTGAATTAACTAATGTAACAGATTGGGGAATTACAGAAGAAATAATTTTGAATAATAAAAATAGAATTCCAACAGATGTTGAGTATGAAAAAATGATTTCAGAATTTTTTTCTCTTCTACAATCTGAATTTAATGCGGACAAAAAACAATTCTGTGAAATCAAAGGAGCTTATAATTTTATTAAATTTTTATTAAAAAAATCAAATATAAAAATAGGCATAGCTACTGGTGGTTGGGCAAAATCAGCAAATCTAAAACTGAAATCAATAGGAATTGATTCTTCTGAATTTGTATTTTTTAATAGTAATCATTTTAAAACAAGAGAAGATATTTTATTAAATACAATCCGAAAATTAAATCAAAATACGGAAAATAATATCGATAGAATAATTTATTTTGGAGATGGAACTTGGGATTTTTTAACTTGTGAGAAATTGGGAATTGAATTTATTGGAATTGACAATTTAGAAAATAATAAGCTAAAAAACCTTGGAGTGAAAAATATTTACAAAGACTTCGAAAATTACGAGATAATTTATAAAAATTTAGTAATAAAAGAGAGCACTAATAACAACATTGTAAAGAAAAGCTAG
- a CDS encoding OmpA/MotB family protein translates to MKKIFIPVAVFALLATSCVSKKKYAALESRYINTKGNLQKTTLEKEALEAKFAKIEQRIDRFNKKINSLQSDNVSLKNENDIKLDMVGKTAVISNKTRERMKETLAKVDPAKLAEAKTLKDSLNLAVSYNLMNSVGLSDIKNSEDIDIDIDQTVVMISVSDKLLFNTASYRVKKSAYKLITQLADIIQSEPSMDVMIEGHTDSRTINNAVVEDNWDLSVKRATSIVRLLQNKFHIDGSRLIASGRGDTMPLVPNTSSENRAKNRRTRIVILPNLDKFFALLAEDGVIEKN, encoded by the coding sequence ATGAAAAAAATTTTTATTCCAGTCGCAGTTTTTGCATTGCTTGCAACTTCTTGTGTCTCAAAGAAAAAGTATGCGGCTTTAGAAAGCAGGTATATAAACACGAAAGGAAACCTTCAAAAAACTACCTTAGAAAAAGAAGCTTTAGAAGCCAAATTTGCGAAAATAGAACAACGTATAGATCGTTTTAACAAGAAAATAAATTCTTTGCAGAGTGATAATGTTTCACTAAAAAACGAAAACGATATTAAATTAGATATGGTTGGTAAAACCGCAGTAATCTCAAATAAAACGAGAGAACGAATGAAAGAAACTTTGGCAAAAGTAGATCCTGCTAAGTTGGCAGAAGCAAAAACCTTAAAAGATTCTTTAAATTTGGCTGTTTCTTATAATTTAATGAATTCTGTAGGCCTGTCTGACATTAAAAATTCCGAAGATATCGATATTGATATCGACCAAACTGTTGTTATGATTTCTGTTTCAGATAAATTGTTATTTAACACAGCGAGTTATAGAGTTAAAAAAAGTGCCTATAAATTAATTACGCAGTTAGCAGATATCATTCAATCGGAACCAAGTATGGATGTAATGATTGAAGGACATACAGATTCTAGAACGATAAACAACGCTGTTGTAGAAGACAATTGGGATTTAAGTGTAAAAAGAGCCACCTCTATTGTAAGACTTTTGCAAAACAAATTTCATATCGATGGAAGCCGATTAATTGCTTCTGGTAGAGGAGACACAATGCCTTTAGTACCCAACACAAGTAGCGAAAATAGAGCTAAAAATAGAAGAACAAGAATTGTAATTCTACCTAATTTAGATAAGTTTTTTGCGTTGCTTGCAGAGGATGGCGTAATCGAAAAAAACTAA
- a CDS encoding lmo0937 family membrane protein, giving the protein MRSILWLVAVVCIIIWALGFLGVVPGIATGSLIHILLVIAIIVILYNIISGRKPL; this is encoded by the coding sequence ATGAGAAGTATTTTATGGCTTGTAGCCGTTGTTTGTATTATTATTTGGGCATTAGGCTTTTTAGGAGTTGTACCTGGCATCGCGACTGGTAGTTTAATTCACATTCTATTAGTAATTGCAATTATTGTAATCTTGTACAACATTATATCTGGTAGAAAACCTTTATAA
- the kdsB gene encoding 3-deoxy-manno-octulosonate cytidylyltransferase, with protein MKVIAMIPARYSASRFPGKLMKDLGGKSVILRTYEAALNTNLFSEVYVVTDSEIIRENISNAGGNVIMSIKEHECGSDRIAEAVENIETDIVINVQGDEPFIDEVSLSKLIDVFKEDAQQEIDLASLKVQITNKKDIENPNNVKVITDVNNLAIYFSRSVIPYHRDTEVNVKYYKHKGVYAFRKQALLDFYKTPITPLEAAEKIEAIRYQEIGKKIKMVETSVEAVGIDTPEDLEKAKKYLNL; from the coding sequence ATGAAAGTTATAGCAATGATTCCTGCACGTTACAGTGCATCTCGTTTTCCTGGTAAATTAATGAAAGATTTAGGAGGCAAATCTGTAATTTTAAGAACCTACGAAGCTGCGTTAAACACCAACTTATTTAGCGAAGTTTATGTAGTTACAGATTCCGAAATTATTAGAGAAAACATTTCGAATGCTGGTGGAAACGTAATTATGAGTATAAAAGAACATGAATGTGGGTCTGATAGAATTGCAGAAGCTGTAGAAAATATCGAAACCGATATTGTAATAAATGTACAAGGAGACGAACCCTTTATAGACGAAGTTTCCTTATCTAAATTAATCGATGTTTTTAAAGAAGATGCCCAACAAGAAATAGATTTGGCATCTTTAAAAGTACAAATTACCAACAAAAAAGATATCGAAAATCCTAATAATGTAAAAGTAATTACAGATGTAAATAACTTAGCCATTTATTTTTCGAGAAGTGTAATTCCTTATCACAGAGATACAGAAGTTAACGTTAAATATTACAAGCATAAAGGGGTTTATGCTTTTAGAAAGCAAGCATTGTTAGATTTTTATAAGACCCCAATAACGCCTTTAGAAGCTGCAGAAAAAATCGAAGCCATTCGTTATCAAGAAATTGGTAAAAAAATAAAAATGGTAGAAACTTCTGTAGAAGCTGTTGGTATTGATACACCCGAAGATTTAGAGAAAGCAAAAAAATATTTAAACCTATAA